From the Synechococcus sp. KORDI-49 genome, the window GTGCTGTTCCAGGAGCCTGGCTGCGCCTGAAGATGGTGAACCATTTCGAGCCGATGGTTCCGAAGAAGCACTGGGGCACCTTCACCGTGAACGTGCTCGCCTGCTTCGCCCTCGGTCTGGTGCTGGCATTGGAGGAAACCTGCTCCGCCCGCACCGGGATCGTGCTGCTGATCGGGGTGGGCTTCTTCGGCAGCCTCAGCACGTTCTCC encodes:
- a CDS encoding CrcB family protein, which translates into the protein MPEALLVAIGAVPGAWLRLKMVNHFEPMVPKKHWGTFTVNVLACFALGLVLALEETCSARTGIVLLIGVGFFGSLSTFSTFVVELLNELRAGHALAAAALAAASVLAGLLASAAGYGLGMHA